One segment of Bacteroides caecimuris DNA contains the following:
- a CDS encoding M13 family metallopeptidase — protein MKVTKYLPILAVCLMTTGCNSKKEAVLTSGIDLANLDTTAMPGTSFYQYACGGWIKDHPLTDEYSRFGTFDMLRENSREQLKALIAELAAKTDNAPGSAAQKVGDLYNIAMDSVKLNQEGVAPIKAELEAIDALKDKNEIYAYIAESQKKGIRPYFTMFVSADDMNSSMNMVQTYQGGIGMGQRDYYLEDDEQTKNIRNKYQEHIAKMFQLAGYDEATAQKAVKAVMNIETRLAKAARSQVELRDPHANYNKMDRATLKKNFPTFDWDTYFTVSGLKDLEEVNIGQPAAMKEVADVINTVSLDDQKLYLQWGLIDAAASYLSDDFEAQNFDFYSRTMSGKKEMQPRWKRSVSTVDGVLGEVVGQMYVEKYFPAAAKERMVTLVKNLQTSLGERIKGLEWMSEPTKEKALEKLATFHVKIGYPDKWKDYSALEIKNDSYWANIERASQWDYNEMIAKAGKPVDKDEWLMTPQTVNAYYNPTTNEICFPAAILQPPFFDMNADDAMNYGAIGVVIGHEMTHGFDDQGRQYDKDGNLKDWWTEEDAKKFEERAQVMVNFFDSIEVAPGVQANGQLTLGENIADHGGLQVSYQAFKNATAAAPLETVDGFTPEQRFFLAYANVWAGNIRPEEILRLTKLDPHSLGKWRVDGALPQIGTWYEAFHITEQDPMFVPKDKRVSIW, from the coding sequence ATGAAAGTAACCAAGTATTTACCAATTCTTGCCGTATGCCTTATGACAACAGGATGTAACAGTAAGAAAGAGGCCGTGCTGACGTCCGGTATCGACCTTGCTAATCTGGATACCACGGCTATGCCGGGTACAAGTTTTTATCAATATGCCTGTGGAGGTTGGATAAAAGACCATCCGCTGACAGACGAATATTCACGTTTCGGAACATTCGACATGTTGCGCGAAAACAGCCGCGAGCAATTGAAAGCACTGATTGCCGAACTGGCTGCGAAGACAGATAACGCTCCGGGCAGTGCCGCTCAAAAAGTGGGCGACCTTTACAACATCGCAATGGATAGCGTGAAGCTGAACCAGGAAGGTGTAGCTCCGATTAAGGCTGAACTGGAAGCTATCGACGCACTCAAGGATAAGAACGAAATCTATGCATATATTGCTGAGAGCCAGAAGAAAGGCATCCGTCCTTACTTCACCATGTTTGTAAGTGCGGATGATATGAACAGTTCCATGAATATGGTGCAGACCTATCAGGGCGGTATCGGAATGGGACAGCGTGACTATTATCTGGAGGATGACGAGCAGACTAAAAATATCCGTAATAAATATCAGGAACATATCGCCAAAATGTTCCAGCTGGCAGGTTATGATGAGGCTACTGCACAGAAAGCTGTGAAAGCGGTGATGAATATCGAAACCCGCTTGGCGAAAGCCGCTCGTTCACAAGTGGAATTGCGTGACCCTCATGCCAACTATAACAAGATGGATAGGGCGACGTTGAAAAAGAACTTTCCTACTTTTGACTGGGATACTTATTTCACCGTTTCCGGTTTGAAAGATTTGGAAGAAGTAAACATTGGTCAGCCTGCTGCCATGAAGGAAGTAGCCGATGTGATTAATACCGTATCACTGGACGATCAGAAACTGTACCTCCAATGGGGATTGATAGATGCCGCCGCTTCTTATCTGAGCGACGATTTTGAAGCACAAAACTTCGACTTCTACAGCCGGACAATGTCTGGCAAGAAAGAAATGCAACCTCGCTGGAAACGTTCCGTGAGCACTGTAGATGGTGTACTTGGCGAAGTGGTAGGACAGATGTATGTAGAGAAGTACTTCCCGGCTGCCGCCAAAGAACGTATGGTTACATTGGTGAAGAACCTGCAAACTTCTTTAGGAGAACGTATCAAAGGTCTGGAATGGATGAGTGAGCCGACCAAGGAGAAAGCTTTGGAAAAACTGGCTACCTTCCATGTAAAGATAGGTTACCCGGATAAATGGAAAGATTACTCCGCACTGGAGATTAAAAACGATTCTTACTGGGCAAACATCGAACGTGCCAGCCAATGGGATTACAATGAAATGATTGCCAAAGCCGGCAAGCCGGTCGACAAGGACGAATGGTTGATGACTCCTCAAACAGTGAACGCTTATTATAACCCGACTACCAATGAAATCTGTTTCCCGGCAGCTATCCTGCAACCTCCGTTCTTCGATATGAATGCAGACGATGCTATGAACTACGGTGCAATCGGCGTAGTAATCGGTCATGAGATGACTCATGGATTTGACGATCAGGGACGTCAATATGACAAAGACGGAAACCTGAAAGACTGGTGGACAGAAGAAGATGCTAAAAAGTTTGAGGAACGGGCACAGGTGATGGTTAACTTCTTTGACAGTATTGAAGTGGCTCCGGGCGTACAGGCTAACGGTCAATTGACTTTGGGAGAAAACATTGCCGACCACGGCGGTCTGCAAGTTTCCTACCAGGCATTCAAGAACGCGACAGCTGCCGCTCCTCTCGAAACTGTTGACGGATTTACTCCCGAACAGCGTTTCTTCCTTGCCTACGCTAATGTATGGGCAGGAAATATCCGTCCGGAAGAAATTCTCCGGTTGACCAAACTCGACCCTCACTCGTTAGGCAAATGGCGTGTAGACGGTGCACTTCCTCAAATCGGAACATGGTATGAAGCATTTCATATTACCGAGCAAGACCCGATGTTCGTTCCTAAAGACAAACGTGTGTCTATCTGGTAA
- the purH gene encoding bifunctional phosphoribosylaminoimidazolecarboxamide formyltransferase/IMP cyclohydrolase gives MSESKRIKTALVSVYHKEGLDEIITKLHEEGVEFLSTGGTRQFIESLGYPCKAVEDLTTYPSILGGRVKTLHPKIFGGILCRRGLEQDMQQIEKYEIPEIDLVIVDLYPFEATVASGASEADIIEKIDIGGISLIRAAAKNYNDVIIVASQAQYKPLLDMLMEHGATSSLEERRWMAKEAFAVSSHYDSAIFNYFDAGEGSAFRCSVNSQKQLRYGENPHQKGYFYGNLEAMFDQIHGKEISYNNLLDINAAVDLIDEFNDPTFAILKHNNACGLASRATVLEAWKDALAGDPVSAFGGVLITNGIIDKEAAEEINKIFFEVIIAPDYDVDALEILGQKKNRIILVRKEAKLPKKQFRALLNGVLVQDKDTNIETVANLKTVTDKAPTPEEVEDMLFANKIVKNSKSNAIVLAKDKQLLASGVGQTSRVDALKQAIEKAKSFGFDLNGAVMASDAFFPFPDCVEIADKEGITAVIQPGGSVKDDLSFAYCNEHGMAMVTTGIRHFKH, from the coding sequence ATGTCAGAGTCTAAAAGAATAAAAACAGCATTGGTATCTGTATACCATAAAGAAGGTTTGGACGAAATTATTACCAAACTTCATGAAGAGGGAGTAGAGTTTTTGTCAACAGGCGGAACTCGTCAGTTTATTGAATCATTGGGATATCCTTGCAAGGCAGTGGAAGATTTGACCACTTATCCTTCTATTCTTGGTGGTAGAGTAAAGACGTTACATCCGAAAATTTTCGGAGGTATTCTTTGTCGTCGCGGTTTGGAACAGGATATGCAACAGATTGAAAAATATGAAATTCCCGAGATAGATCTGGTTATTGTTGATTTGTATCCGTTCGAAGCTACCGTAGCTTCCGGTGCATCTGAAGCAGACATTATTGAAAAAATCGATATAGGCGGAATCTCACTGATTCGTGCCGCTGCCAAGAACTATAACGATGTAATTATCGTAGCTTCTCAAGCTCAATACAAACCATTATTGGATATGTTGATGGAGCACGGCGCTACTTCTTCGCTTGAAGAACGTCGCTGGATGGCCAAAGAAGCATTTGCCGTTTCTTCTCACTACGATTCGGCTATTTTTAACTATTTCGATGCCGGCGAAGGTTCTGCTTTCCGTTGCTCTGTTAATAGCCAGAAGCAGCTTCGTTACGGTGAAAACCCACATCAGAAAGGTTATTTCTACGGAAATCTGGAAGCAATGTTCGACCAGATTCACGGAAAAGAGATCTCTTATAACAATCTTCTCGACATCAACGCAGCCGTTGATCTGATCGACGAATTCAATGATCCCACTTTCGCTATCCTGAAACATAACAACGCTTGCGGATTAGCTTCCCGTGCTACAGTTTTGGAAGCTTGGAAAGACGCATTGGCAGGTGATCCGGTTTCTGCTTTCGGTGGTGTGTTGATTACGAATGGTATCATCGACAAAGAAGCTGCCGAAGAAATCAACAAGATTTTCTTCGAAGTGATTATCGCGCCGGATTATGATGTGGATGCACTCGAAATCCTAGGACAGAAAAAGAACCGCATCATCCTCGTTCGTAAGGAAGCTAAATTGCCTAAGAAACAATTCCGCGCTTTGCTGAATGGCGTATTGGTGCAGGATAAAGATACTAATATTGAAACGGTAGCCAACCTGAAAACCGTGACAGACAAAGCTCCTACTCCGGAAGAAGTAGAAGATATGTTGTTTGCCAACAAAATTGTAAAGAACAGCAAATCCAACGCCATCGTATTGGCAAAAGACAAGCAACTTCTTGCAAGTGGTGTAGGACAGACTTCACGTGTAGATGCATTGAAACAAGCAATTGAAAAAGCCAAATCATTCGGTTTCGACCTGAATGGTGCAGTAATGGCTTCCGATGCCTTCTTCCCATTCCCCGACTGTGTGGAAATTGCAGATAAAGAAGGTATTACGGCGGTTATCCAACCGGGAGGCTCGGTAAAAGACGATTTATCATTTGCTTATTGCAATGAGCACGGTATGGCGATGGTGACTACCGGTATCCGTCATTTTAAACACTAA
- a CDS encoding rod shape-determining protein, with translation MGLFSFTQEIAMDLGTANTIIITNGKIVVDEPSVVALDRRTEKMIAVGEKAKMMHEKTHENIRTIRPLRDGVIADFYACEQMMRGLIKQVNTRNHLFSPSLRMVIGVPSGSTEVELRAVRDSAEHAGGRDVYLIFEPMAAAIGIGIDVEAPEGNMIVDIGGGSTEIAVISLGGIVSNNSIRTAGDDLTEDIREYMSRQHNVKVSERMAERIKINVGAALTELGDDAPEDYIVHGPNRITALPMEVPVCYQEVAHCLEKSISKIETAILSALENTPPELYADIVHNGIYLSGGGALLRGLDKRLTDKINIPFHIAEDPLHAVAKGTGVALKNVDRFSFLMR, from the coding sequence ATGGGATTATTTTCTTTTACACAAGAGATAGCAATGGACTTGGGCACAGCCAATACTATCATCATCACGAACGGGAAAATCGTGGTGGATGAGCCTTCGGTTGTAGCTCTGGATCGCCGTACGGAAAAGATGATTGCCGTGGGGGAAAAGGCGAAGATGATGCATGAAAAAACCCACGAAAACATACGTACCATCCGTCCGTTGAGAGACGGAGTGATTGCCGACTTCTATGCCTGCGAGCAGATGATGCGCGGTTTGATAAAGCAGGTGAATACTCGCAACCATTTGTTTTCACCTTCTCTTCGCATGGTGATTGGTGTTCCTTCGGGAAGTACGGAAGTCGAACTCCGTGCTGTCCGTGACTCTGCGGAACATGCCGGCGGTCGTGATGTTTATTTGATTTTCGAACCGATGGCTGCGGCAATCGGTATCGGCATCGACGTGGAAGCTCCGGAAGGAAACATGATTGTTGATATAGGTGGTGGATCTACGGAAATTGCCGTTATCTCTTTGGGAGGTATCGTTTCCAACAACTCCATCCGTACAGCCGGTGATGACCTGACAGAGGATATTCGCGAATATATGAGCCGTCAGCACAATGTGAAAGTCAGCGAGCGTATGGCAGAGCGTATCAAAATCAATGTAGGCGCTGCTTTAACCGAACTGGGTGATGATGCTCCGGAAGATTATATCGTTCATGGTCCGAACCGTATCACAGCTCTTCCGATGGAAGTGCCTGTATGCTATCAGGAAGTAGCTCACTGTTTGGAGAAATCAATTTCAAAGATCGAGACTGCTATCTTGAGTGCATTGGAAAATACACCTCCTGAACTGTATGCCGATATTGTGCACAATGGTATCTATCTCTCTGGAGGTGGTGCATTGCTTCGTGGACTGGATAAGAGATTGACTGATAAGATCAACATTCCTTTCCATATTGCGGAAGATCCTTTGCATGCGGTTGCCAAAGGTACAGGAGTGGCATTGAAGAACGTAGACCGTTTCTCTTTCTTAATGAGATAA
- the mreC gene encoding rod shape-determining protein MreC: MRNLLNFLLKYNYWFLFILLEVASFVLLFRFNRYQQSAFFTSANTVVGAVYEVSGGISSYFHLKSVNEDLLDRNMVLEQQITNLEKALREQQLDSMAINSIRQVPQTDYQLFKAHVIKNSLNLVDNYITLDKGSSSGIRSEMGVVDGNGIVGIVYETSPSYSVVISVLNSKSNISCKIIGSDYFGYLKWEHGDSRYAYLKDLPRHAEFNLGDTVVTSGFSTVFPEGIMVGTVDDMADSNDGLSYLLKIKLATDFGKLSDVRVVARTGQEEQKKLENKVMKE, translated from the coding sequence ATGAGGAATTTATTAAACTTCCTTCTGAAATACAATTACTGGTTCCTCTTTATCTTATTGGAGGTAGCCAGTTTTGTTTTGTTATTTCGGTTCAATCGTTATCAGCAGAGTGCATTCTTCACTTCTGCCAATACGGTTGTGGGGGCGGTTTATGAAGTTTCGGGAGGGATTTCCTCTTATTTTCATCTGAAATCGGTCAACGAAGATCTGTTGGATCGCAACATGGTGCTCGAACAGCAGATTACTAATTTGGAAAAAGCATTAAGAGAGCAGCAGCTCGATTCTATGGCAATCAACAGCATCCGGCAGGTGCCGCAAACGGATTATCAGTTGTTTAAAGCGCATGTGATAAAGAACAGTTTGAATCTGGTTGATAATTATATTACGCTCGATAAAGGTTCCTCTTCCGGTATTCGCTCCGAAATGGGAGTGGTGGACGGTAATGGGATTGTAGGGATTGTTTATGAAACATCTCCTTCCTATTCGGTGGTGATTTCGGTACTGAACAGTAAGTCGAATATCAGTTGCAAGATTATCGGCAGTGATTATTTCGGCTACCTGAAATGGGAACATGGAGATTCGCGCTATGCTTATCTGAAAGACTTGCCTCGTCATGCAGAGTTTAATTTGGGAGATACAGTCGTTACCAGTGGTTTCTCCACCGTCTTTCCCGAAGGTATAATGGTGGGGACGGTAGATGATATGGCCGACTCTAATGACGGACTTTCCTATCTGTTGAAAATCAAGTTGGCTACTGATTTCGGTAAGTTGAGTGACGTTCGGGTGGTAGCCCGGACAGGTCAGGAAGAACAGAAGAAACTTGAAAACAAGGTGATGAAAGAATGA
- the mreD gene encoding rod shape-determining protein MreD: protein MIITYIHRIGWFIGLVLLQVLILNSVHIAGYATPFLYIYFILKFSSGTSRNELMLWAFFFGLTIDIFSDTSGMNAAATVLLAFLRPSLLRLFMPRDNPDSLIPSFKTMGISPFLKYTTASVFAHSLALLSIEFFSFTSIWLLLLRVLLCTILTVTCIIAIEVIKK, encoded by the coding sequence ATGATTATTACTTACATACATAGAATTGGATGGTTTATCGGCTTGGTACTTCTTCAGGTGCTAATCCTTAATAGTGTACATATTGCCGGTTATGCTACTCCTTTTCTTTACATCTATTTTATCCTGAAATTCAGCTCCGGCACTTCCCGGAATGAACTGATGTTGTGGGCTTTTTTCTTCGGGCTGACCATTGATATATTTTCCGATACTTCGGGAATGAATGCGGCAGCTACCGTGTTGCTAGCCTTTCTCCGTCCCTCTTTGCTTCGTCTGTTCATGCCCCGTGATAATCCGGACAGTCTTATTCCCTCTTTCAAGACGATGGGAATCAGTCCTTTCTTAAAATATACTACTGCAAGTGTTTTTGCACACAGTCTGGCATTACTCTCCATTGAGTTCTTCTCATTTACCAGCATCTGGCTGTTACTGCTGCGAGTGCTTCTTTGCACTATTCTGACTGTAACCTGTATCATAGCTATAGAAGTGATTAAGAAGTAA
- a CDS encoding penicillin-binding transpeptidase domain-containing protein — translation MAKDYILEKRKFVIGGIAISIVLIYLIRLFVLQITTDDYKKNADSNAFLNKIQYPSRGAIYDRTGKLLVFNQPAYDITIVPKEVENLDTLDLCQSLNITRAQFLKIMSDMKDRRRNPGYSRYTNQLFMSQLSAEECGVFQEKLFKFRGFYIQRRTIRQYSYNAAAHALGDIGEVSAKEMEADEEGYYIRGDYVGKLGVEKSYEKYLRGEKGIEILLRDAHGRIQGHYMDGEYDRPSVPGKNLTLSLDIDLQMLGERLLKNKIGSIVAIEPETGEILCLVSSPNYDPHLMIGRQRGKNHLALQRDITKPLLNRALMGVYPPGSTFKTAQGLTFLQEGIIAEQSPAFPCSHGFHYGKLTVGCHTHGSPLPLIPSIATSCNSYFCWGLFRMFGDRKYGSPQNAITVWKDHMVSQGFGYKLGVDLPGEKRGLIPNAQFYDKAYRGHWNGLTVISISIGQGEILSTPLQIANLGATIANRGYFVTPHIVKEIQDNQLDSIYRVPRYTTIEKRHYESVIQGMRDAATGGTCRMLSGMVPDLEACGKTGTAQNRGHDHSVFMGFAPMNKPKIAIAVYVENGGWGATYGVPFGALMMEQYLKGKLSPENELRAEEFSNRVIVYGNEER, via the coding sequence ATGGCAAAAGATTATATCTTAGAGAAGCGCAAATTTGTAATCGGAGGCATTGCTATCTCCATTGTTTTGATTTATCTGATACGTCTTTTTGTATTACAGATTACGACCGATGACTACAAAAAGAATGCTGACAGTAATGCTTTTCTGAATAAGATCCAGTACCCCTCGCGTGGCGCTATTTATGACCGGACCGGTAAACTATTGGTATTCAACCAGCCGGCATACGACATAACAATCGTGCCAAAGGAAGTAGAGAATCTAGATACACTTGATTTATGCCAATCGCTGAATATCACCCGTGCACAGTTCCTCAAAATAATGAGCGACATGAAAGACCGTCGCCGCAATCCGGGATATTCCCGCTATACCAACCAGTTATTTATGTCGCAACTTTCAGCGGAAGAATGTGGTGTCTTTCAGGAAAAGCTGTTTAAGTTTCGTGGCTTTTATATCCAACGGCGTACCATCCGTCAATATTCGTACAATGCTGCCGCTCATGCTTTGGGAGATATCGGAGAAGTCTCCGCAAAAGAAATGGAAGCGGATGAAGAAGGATACTACATTCGTGGGGATTATGTCGGCAAGTTAGGAGTCGAGAAATCGTATGAGAAGTATCTGCGTGGCGAGAAAGGGATTGAGATTCTGCTTCGCGATGCACACGGGCGTATCCAGGGACATTATATGGATGGTGAATATGACCGTCCTTCCGTTCCCGGCAAGAACCTGACATTGAGTCTGGATATTGACTTGCAGATGCTGGGCGAACGTTTATTAAAGAATAAGATTGGAAGTATCGTGGCTATCGAACCGGAGACCGGAGAAATCCTTTGTCTGGTATCCTCTCCCAATTATGACCCGCATTTGATGATTGGCCGCCAGCGTGGTAAGAACCATCTGGCCTTGCAACGTGATATAACCAAACCGCTTTTGAATCGTGCCCTGATGGGGGTGTATCCTCCGGGATCTACTTTCAAGACAGCGCAAGGACTGACATTCCTGCAAGAAGGAATCATAGCCGAACAGAGTCCGGCATTTCCTTGTTCACATGGATTCCATTATGGAAAACTGACAGTAGGCTGCCATACTCACGGATCTCCCTTGCCACTGATTCCGTCTATTGCCACATCGTGCAACTCCTATTTCTGTTGGGGACTGTTCCGTATGTTTGGCGACCGTAAATACGGTTCGCCGCAAAACGCCATTACGGTCTGGAAAGACCACATGGTTTCGCAAGGATTTGGCTACAAATTGGGAGTTGATTTGCCGGGAGAGAAACGGGGCTTGATTCCGAATGCGCAGTTCTATGATAAAGCCTATCGCGGACATTGGAACGGACTGACAGTAATCAGTATCTCTATCGGACAGGGGGAAATTCTATCCACTCCTCTTCAGATTGCTAACCTGGGGGCAACCATTGCTAACAGAGGGTATTTTGTAACACCGCATATTGTAAAGGAAATACAAGACAATCAGTTGGACAGCATCTATCGCGTACCACGCTATACCACTATTGAGAAAAGACATTATGAATCAGTCATACAAGGGATGCGTGACGCAGCTACCGGAGGAACTTGCCGTATGCTGTCAGGGATGGTTCCGGATTTGGAAGCCTGTGGAAAAACGGGTACTGCGCAGAACCGCGGACACGACCACTCGGTATTTATGGGCTTTGCACCGATGAACAAACCGAAGATAGCTATTGCCGTCTATGTAGAGAACGGCGGATGGGGGGCTACTTACGGGGTTCCTTTTGGCGCACTGATGATGGAACAGTATTTGAAAGGCAAGCTCTCGCCGGAGAATGAGTTGAGGGCGGAAGAATTTAGTAACAGAGTGATAGTATATGGTAACGAGGAACGATAG
- the rodA gene encoding rod shape-determining protein RodA encodes MVTRNDSLWKTLDWVTIFIYLLLIVGGWFSVCGASYDYGERDFLDFSTRAGKQFVWIICSFGLGFVLLMLEDRMYDMFAYIIYVGMILLLIVTIFIAPDTKGSRSWLVMGPVSLQPAEFAKFATALALAKYMNSYSFSIKKEKCAFILGFIILLPMLLIIGQRETGSALVYLAFFLVLYREGMPGVVLFAGVCAVIYFVVGIRFDEIFIADTPTPLGEFIVLLLILLFAGGMVWVYRKKWFATRNIIGGSLAILLIAYLISEYWVHFSLVWVQWALCIVVIGYLIYLALSERKRTYFLIALFTIGSIGFLYSSNYVFDNVLEPHQQVRIKVVLGLEEDLTGAGYNVNQSKIAIGSGGLTGKGFLNGTQTKLKYVPEQDTDFIFCTVGEEQGFVGSAAVLLAFLILILRLIFLSERQTSNFGRVYGYSVVSIFLFHLFINIGMVLGLTPVIGIPLPFFSYGGSSLWGFTILLFIFLRIDAGRGRRL; translated from the coding sequence ATGGTAACGAGGAACGATAGTTTGTGGAAAACGCTGGACTGGGTAACGATTTTTATTTATCTGCTCCTGATTGTTGGCGGATGGTTTAGCGTCTGCGGAGCCAGTTATGACTATGGTGAACGCGACTTCCTCGACTTCTCGACCCGTGCCGGCAAGCAGTTCGTGTGGATTATCTGTTCCTTCGGGCTCGGATTCGTGCTATTGATGCTGGAAGACCGTATGTATGATATGTTCGCGTACATTATATATGTGGGGATGATTCTCTTGCTCATTGTTACCATCTTCATAGCGCCGGACACTAAAGGATCACGCTCCTGGCTTGTCATGGGACCTGTGAGCCTGCAACCCGCCGAGTTTGCCAAGTTCGCTACTGCCTTGGCGTTGGCCAAATACATGAATTCATATTCATTCAGTATCAAGAAAGAAAAGTGTGCCTTTATCCTGGGATTCATCATTCTTCTCCCGATGTTATTGATTATCGGTCAGCGGGAGACTGGGTCTGCATTGGTTTATCTTGCTTTTTTTCTGGTTCTTTATCGTGAAGGAATGCCGGGAGTAGTGCTTTTTGCGGGCGTATGTGCGGTAATCTACTTTGTGGTCGGCATTCGTTTTGATGAGATTTTTATCGCCGATACTCCTACACCGCTTGGAGAATTTATCGTATTACTATTGATCTTATTATTTGCCGGTGGCATGGTGTGGGTGTATCGCAAGAAATGGTTTGCTACCCGCAATATCATTGGTGGAAGTTTGGCTATATTACTGATTGCTTATTTAATATCCGAATATTGGGTACATTTTAGCCTCGTTTGGGTGCAATGGGCGCTTTGTATTGTGGTGATAGGTTATCTGATTTATTTGGCATTAAGTGAGCGGAAACGTACTTATTTCCTGATTGCCTTGTTTACAATCGGTTCTATCGGCTTCCTGTATTCCAGTAATTATGTATTTGATAATGTGCTCGAACCGCATCAGCAAGTCCGTATCAAAGTAGTGCTCGGGCTGGAAGAAGATTTGACCGGTGCCGGATACAACGTGAATCAGTCCAAGATTGCCATCGGTTCCGGTGGGTTGACAGGAAAAGGGTTCCTGAATGGTACGCAAACAAAATTAAAGTACGTGCCCGAACAAGATACCGACTTTATATTCTGTACAGTGGGTGAGGAGCAAGGATTTGTCGGTTCGGCTGCTGTTCTGTTGGCTTTCCTTATTTTGATTTTACGATTAATCTTCCTGTCCGAACGGCAGACTTCCAACTTTGGGCGGGTTTATGGATATTCGGTCGTCAGTATTTTCCTTTTCCACTTATTTATCAATATTGGTATGGTGCTGGGGTTAACTCCAGTTATCGGTATTCCATTGCCTTTCTTCAGCTATGGAGGTTCCTCTTTATGGGGATTTACGATATTGCTGTTTATCTTCTTGCGCATTGATGCGGGACGTGGCAGAAGACTCTAA
- the gldH gene encoding gliding motility lipoprotein GldH: MKSLLKNSILSLFSACLLTACNEHTVYHSYQSLPNEGWGKSDTLSFQIPITDSVPTTLRLFAEVRNSIGYPYHDLHLFISQNLQDSTVWRTDTIAFSLADSTGRWMGHGWGSIFQSETFIKSVLPLHSGNYTIKVINGMKDEKLQGLSDVGIRIERQ, encoded by the coding sequence ATGAAAAGTCTACTCAAGAATAGTATATTGAGTCTATTCAGTGCTTGCTTACTGACAGCCTGCAACGAACATACGGTGTATCACTCTTATCAATCCCTTCCCAACGAGGGATGGGGAAAGAGTGATACACTCTCTTTTCAGATTCCCATAACTGACAGTGTGCCGACTACTCTCCGGCTTTTTGCGGAAGTCCGCAACAGTATCGGATATCCTTATCATGACCTCCATTTATTTATCAGTCAGAATCTACAGGATTCTACGGTATGGCGCACTGACACGATAGCTTTCAGCCTGGCTGACTCTACCGGAAGATGGATGGGACACGGATGGGGAAGCATTTTCCAATCGGAAACTTTCATCAAGTCCGTCCTCCCCTTGCACTCCGGAAATTACACGATTAAAGTGATCAACGGAATGAAAGATGAAAAGTTACAAGGCTTGAGCGATGTAGGCATCCGTATTGAGAGGCAGTAA